One genomic region from Spirosoma sp. KCTC 42546 encodes:
- a CDS encoding M1 family metallopeptidase translates to MTRIITICLLLLSGLAAAQRYQFTHDDTLRGSITPERVWWDLTFYHLKVRVQPADSTLKGSTEIRYRVLKASQIMQVDLQRPLQVERVEQDGQSLKFRRDGNAFFVTLTKAQQPGKNESVTVFYAGKPRVAKRPPWDGGLVWSHDKEGNWFIATACQGLGASAWWPCKDHMYDEPDSMAISVTVPEDLTDVSNGRLIKTKTNPDHTRTFDWYVKNPINNYGVNLNIARYVHWDETYTGEKGALSLNYYALPEHADSAKAQFRQVPKMLKAFEYWFGPYPFYEDGYKLVETPYLGMEHQSSVTYGNRFRNGYLGRDLSRTGWGLLWDFIIVHESGHEWFANNITYKDVADMWIHESFTNYSECLFTEYYYGKDAGATYVIGCRANIRNDRPIIGTYNVNHEGSSDMYYKGGNMLHTIRQLVGNDDKWRQILRGMNKTFYHQTVTTNQIEQYMSEQAGINLKPVFDQYLRDIRIPVLEYRSVGSGIQYRWANCVAGFAMPVRICFGETGPFQLLQPTAQWKTMPAKGATIITVDANYYVLCKQIKE, encoded by the coding sequence GCTGTTGTCCGGTCTGGCTGCTGCGCAGCGCTACCAATTTACCCACGACGATACATTGCGGGGCTCGATCACGCCCGAGCGAGTATGGTGGGATCTGACATTTTATCACCTGAAGGTTCGTGTGCAGCCTGCCGATAGCACCCTGAAAGGCTCGACCGAAATTCGGTACCGGGTGTTAAAGGCAAGCCAGATCATGCAGGTAGACCTACAGCGTCCGCTTCAGGTAGAACGCGTTGAGCAGGATGGGCAGTCGCTCAAGTTTCGACGGGATGGCAACGCTTTTTTTGTAACATTGACGAAAGCCCAACAACCGGGCAAAAACGAATCGGTGACGGTTTTTTATGCGGGCAAACCTCGCGTAGCTAAACGCCCACCCTGGGATGGGGGCCTGGTATGGTCGCACGATAAAGAAGGGAATTGGTTTATTGCCACGGCTTGTCAGGGATTGGGGGCTAGTGCCTGGTGGCCCTGTAAAGACCATATGTACGATGAGCCAGATTCGATGGCCATTAGCGTGACGGTTCCCGAAGATTTAACCGATGTATCGAACGGTCGGTTGATTAAGACGAAAACCAATCCCGACCACACCCGTACCTTCGACTGGTATGTTAAAAACCCGATCAATAACTATGGGGTCAATCTGAACATTGCCCGCTATGTGCATTGGGACGAAACCTACACGGGGGAGAAGGGGGCATTGTCGCTCAACTATTATGCCCTCCCCGAGCATGCCGATTCTGCTAAGGCACAGTTTCGGCAGGTACCCAAGATGCTGAAGGCGTTTGAGTACTGGTTTGGGCCATATCCGTTTTATGAAGACGGCTATAAATTAGTCGAAACGCCTTATCTGGGCATGGAGCACCAGAGTTCGGTAACCTATGGCAACCGCTTTCGGAATGGCTATCTGGGTCGCGACCTTTCCCGTACGGGCTGGGGATTGCTTTGGGATTTTATCATCGTTCATGAATCCGGCCATGAGTGGTTTGCTAACAACATTACCTATAAAGATGTGGCCGATATGTGGATTCACGAGAGTTTTACGAACTACTCGGAATGCCTGTTCACGGAATATTACTACGGTAAAGATGCCGGAGCCACCTACGTAATCGGTTGCCGGGCAAACATCCGGAATGATCGCCCAATCATTGGCACCTACAACGTAAACCATGAGGGATCGAGTGATATGTACTACAAAGGCGGCAATATGCTGCATACGATCCGGCAGCTTGTGGGAAATGATGATAAATGGCGGCAAATCCTGCGCGGAATGAACAAGACATTCTACCATCAGACCGTTACCACCAATCAGATCGAGCAGTATATGAGTGAGCAAGCAGGGATTAACCTCAAGCCTGTTTTTGATCAGTATCTGCGAGATATTCGCATTCCGGTGCTTGAATATCGGTCGGTAGGGAGTGGAATCCAGTACCGCTGGGCCAACTGTGTAGCCGGATTTGCTATGCCTGTACGCATTTGCTTCGGTGAAACAGGGCCTTTTCAGCTACTACAACCCACCGCTCAATGGAAAACAATGCCCGCAAAAGGAGCTACAATAATAACGGTCGATGCGAACTACTACGTTCTCTGTAAGCAGATTAAAGAATAG
- a CDS encoding transposase — MRTNRNWLWAGLLPVMLLVGCGGSKEEEEEKEKKEEESVSTLGAVSALKEMANQAEELGKKGPVATVDFRTLKELLPADADGLPRKEATGEKNGAAGFTVSTAEGKYANEDGSETIELSLIDGGGSAMMMGLAAWSMLEIDKETENGYEKTTKIGDNKAYEKYDNANKDGEIAVLVNKRFIVSIKGRGVSMDKIKAALEDVDLDKLADLK, encoded by the coding sequence ATACGAACAAATCGAAACTGGCTTTGGGCCGGCTTACTCCCGGTAATGTTATTGGTTGGCTGCGGAGGAAGTAAAGAAGAAGAGGAAGAAAAAGAGAAAAAAGAAGAAGAGTCCGTATCTACGCTGGGCGCTGTGAGTGCCTTGAAAGAGATGGCGAATCAGGCCGAAGAACTGGGAAAAAAAGGTCCCGTTGCCACAGTGGACTTCCGAACGCTCAAAGAATTACTGCCAGCTGACGCCGATGGACTACCTCGAAAAGAAGCTACTGGTGAGAAAAATGGCGCTGCTGGATTTACGGTTTCAACCGCCGAAGGTAAATATGCAAACGAAGATGGGAGCGAAACGATAGAATTGTCCCTCATCGATGGGGGCGGTTCGGCGATGATGATGGGCCTGGCTGCCTGGTCTATGCTCGAAATTGATAAGGAAACCGAAAATGGCTACGAAAAAACCACGAAAATAGGCGACAATAAGGCATATGAGAAGTACGACAACGCCAACAAAGATGGCGAAATAGCGGTACTGGTCAATAAACGATTCATTGTTTCCATAAAGGGACGAGGTGTCAGCATGGACAAAATCAAAGCCGCGCTCGAAGACGTCGATTTGGATAAGCTGGCGGATCTGAAGTAA